From Pseudarthrobacter equi, a single genomic window includes:
- a CDS encoding helix-turn-helix transcriptional regulator: MTEVLASETLVGRSGILAAVADCLLDRNGPGILLLGDAGLGKTALVNAVIQELGQRVRPFRVFAGATLAGVPFAALAPLITSLTPGQINEPLSVMKAVTAALNPARERESVPAVLVVEDAQHLDEGSVAVLAQLTAAEVAKVIFICRPHPAPPGEIFSMWSEGLLDRFDLQPLNGQDVDQLCAQVLGAPVVPSAGAVLRRASGGNPMFLLELIGNARSAGQLVNRNGAWMLTSELRGNSLRLLDLVRNQIVHLDHLQREALDTVALAEPLPLDVLRQASDHYAVDELQEMRLITIDSDAEQHVRLVQPLVGEVLRQIVPAARSLRIRQRILQLLENRPQTMDGLLRYVSWGLEAGARIPDTEILEAAQLANRLFIPSYVERVAGAIKDPALKLAARVEVARAKWYRGDIRGTAWEISGIVERTNHPATLRQVSMLAAQLARRQGAGPNAVKQAAYEWEAALARIAESARGIEAQELELGRLGSRLLVLEGMQAEGRHVETERELRHIWQQGGDGETRLLAGTLLAESMAVTGKPLSALQVLADVKDILDAAGYWGLQHTGFFMRRYILALLHAGEFAVLEEYLRNHVSLAPNSLIYDGGALHFSAGSVDLRRGNLGAALPCLRQAVSMLRVSDLQSDLPDAVAAAAYAASLLKFRDVASSYTLEHESLARDGMESSLLGRAHAAMAKVQQVGLRPTLSRLMSLADTAAANGAVGPEIDILVLVLRAGDLSVVRRLKSLAETSEGRTAEFAFSYSQALDAKDAAGLIALSEAAAREGLELAAADYAGHALRILESRGDKSRQLEAQRLLKRRTAALGKAPVATGQGMPDLSKLTRREQEIVALVQTGSSNRDIALSLGLSLRTVEGHLYRMFAKLGISDREKLISGDHGGDHTA; encoded by the coding sequence ATGACCGAGGTACTGGCAAGCGAAACGCTCGTTGGGCGCTCGGGCATCCTGGCCGCCGTCGCGGACTGCCTGCTGGACCGCAACGGGCCCGGCATCCTCCTGCTGGGTGATGCCGGGCTGGGCAAGACGGCACTGGTCAACGCGGTGATCCAGGAACTGGGCCAGCGCGTGCGGCCCTTCAGGGTGTTCGCCGGGGCCACGCTGGCCGGAGTCCCGTTCGCCGCCCTTGCACCACTGATCACCTCGCTGACGCCTGGCCAGATCAATGAGCCGCTGTCCGTGATGAAGGCCGTGACCGCCGCCCTGAACCCAGCGAGGGAACGGGAATCGGTGCCTGCCGTCCTGGTGGTGGAGGATGCCCAGCACCTCGACGAGGGAAGCGTCGCCGTCCTGGCCCAGCTCACGGCGGCCGAAGTGGCTAAGGTGATCTTCATCTGCCGCCCCCATCCGGCGCCGCCCGGCGAAATCTTTTCGATGTGGTCCGAAGGATTGCTGGACCGCTTCGACCTGCAGCCCCTGAACGGACAGGACGTCGATCAGCTGTGCGCCCAGGTGCTGGGCGCACCCGTGGTCCCCAGCGCAGGTGCGGTGCTCCGCAGGGCCTCCGGCGGAAACCCGATGTTCCTGCTGGAACTCATCGGCAATGCCAGGTCCGCCGGCCAGCTGGTCAACCGGAACGGGGCATGGATGCTGACCTCCGAGCTGCGCGGCAACAGCCTGCGGCTCCTGGATTTGGTCCGGAACCAGATCGTGCACCTGGACCATCTGCAGCGTGAGGCCCTGGACACCGTCGCCCTGGCCGAACCCCTGCCCCTGGATGTGCTGCGGCAGGCCAGCGACCACTACGCCGTGGACGAATTGCAGGAAATGCGGCTGATTACCATCGATTCCGATGCCGAGCAGCATGTCCGCCTGGTCCAGCCGCTGGTGGGCGAAGTACTCCGGCAGATTGTACCGGCCGCCCGCAGCCTGCGGATCCGCCAGCGCATCCTGCAGCTCCTTGAAAACCGCCCGCAGACCATGGACGGCCTGCTCCGTTATGTGTCCTGGGGGCTCGAAGCCGGTGCCAGGATCCCGGACACCGAGATCCTGGAGGCCGCGCAGCTGGCCAACCGGCTCTTCATCCCCAGCTACGTCGAACGGGTAGCCGGAGCCATCAAGGACCCGGCGCTCAAGCTCGCGGCCCGGGTGGAGGTGGCCCGCGCCAAGTGGTACCGGGGGGATATCCGGGGAACGGCCTGGGAAATCAGCGGGATCGTCGAAAGGACCAACCATCCTGCCACCCTGCGGCAGGTGTCCATGCTTGCCGCGCAACTCGCCAGGCGCCAGGGGGCGGGCCCCAACGCGGTAAAGCAAGCGGCGTACGAATGGGAGGCTGCCCTGGCCCGGATCGCTGAATCCGCCCGGGGAATCGAGGCGCAGGAGCTTGAACTGGGACGCCTGGGAAGCCGGCTGCTGGTCCTGGAGGGAATGCAGGCGGAGGGCCGCCACGTGGAAACGGAACGCGAGCTGCGGCACATCTGGCAACAGGGCGGGGACGGTGAAACCCGGCTGCTCGCAGGAACGCTGCTGGCTGAATCGATGGCCGTCACCGGCAAGCCCCTCTCGGCCCTGCAGGTTCTGGCCGACGTCAAGGACATCCTCGATGCTGCCGGCTACTGGGGCCTGCAGCACACCGGGTTCTTCATGCGCCGCTACATTCTTGCCCTGCTCCATGCCGGTGAGTTCGCAGTGCTTGAGGAGTACCTCCGGAACCACGTGTCCCTGGCGCCCAACTCGCTGATCTACGACGGCGGTGCGCTGCATTTCAGCGCGGGCAGCGTGGACCTGCGCCGCGGCAACCTGGGGGCCGCGCTGCCGTGCCTCCGCCAGGCGGTGAGCATGCTCCGGGTGTCGGACCTGCAAAGCGACCTGCCCGACGCCGTCGCTGCCGCCGCCTACGCTGCGTCCCTGCTGAAGTTCCGGGACGTCGCGTCCTCCTACACGCTGGAGCATGAGTCGCTGGCCCGGGACGGGATGGAATCATCCCTGTTGGGCCGGGCCCACGCCGCCATGGCCAAGGTCCAGCAGGTGGGGCTGCGCCCCACGCTGTCCCGGCTGATGTCCCTCGCGGACACCGCGGCAGCCAACGGGGCAGTGGGGCCGGAGATCGATATCCTCGTCCTCGTCCTTCGGGCCGGGGACCTCTCCGTGGTGCGCCGCCTGAAATCCCTGGCAGAAACCAGCGAAGGCCGCACCGCCGAGTTCGCCTTCAGCTACAGCCAGGCCCTGGACGCCAAGGATGCCGCAGGACTCATTGCCCTGAGCGAGGCTGCGGCCAGGGAGGGGTTGGAGCTCGCAGCAGCGGACTACGCCGGCCATGCGCTCAGGATCCTCGAGAGCCGCGGAGACAAGTCCCGCCAGCTGGAAGCACAGCGGCTCCTAAAACGGCGCACCGCGGCGCTGGGGAAGGCTCCAGTGGCCACAGGCCAGGGGATGCCGGACCTGTCAAAGCTGACGCGGCGGGAACAGGAAATCGTTGCCCTGGTACAGACGGGTTCAAGCAACAGGGACATCGCGCTCAGCCTCGGACTCTCCCTCCGGACGGTGGAAGGCCACCTGTACCGGATGTTCGCCAAGCTCGGAATCAGCGACCGCGAAAAGCTGATCAGCGGCGATCACGGCGGCGACCACACCGCCTAA
- a CDS encoding helix-turn-helix transcriptional regulator — MSSRTWPQIGGRTTGEDLIRALEESRAGVLITGASGSGKSYLTSLLTKEIRGDAYIVVLRASAGLTASPYGALNVLLRDLDSQFLSHPALVLSALTALLTARAEGKPVYLVIENAGDVDEFAGAVISQLARNGTAGLILTCTDPQRLGSELSRLCTDGYLARIELEPLPLPDAIAWLEASLGGRISASAAHEFWTASGGNPHYLKMLAGELVDSGALAVRDGVWVLTATDRPHGPAITDLVVTRLGKVGPGERMAMEVVSLAGTVPLEALLAIALPDDVDALEKRGILVVDDSLPRTVGMQNQLLRDVIRANIPTGRSSDLRRRFCEAVEPALMHPALRVALAAWALDCGSPLTEAEALHAAAIANTRADYPLALRLVRSVPGHSRSAAAVAEETTALAALGAVSEARSVLQQYREQAGGSADSNGADTLSSADTLRFQLAEAAVLQSDRATMDQAAERLRHVRKMLDGDLMPGDVAPAGVPRGMHGGPDAERALREELVLAEARVAGHLGRYAEAAALLEDALQDFETHGPEFRFMAGSLLCEAWALTGRQAEAADMAGQLLADGRNPMMSAAAAWSAAGRLRFALLLAGCWEDSASMLQPHWDSPLPAGQPFPASFDLALAVLRCLQGRAHEGLESLVPLIGQLRVRDDEGILGVATAAAAYASALQGEPDRAGSYLAQKRPGPARPGRPMEWLTAYFTILGVDGVDRPQAAGDALMRLADDDHAAGNHGLEVLALSTAVRLGRTAAASRLLETALRCDGDFAGLCAAYANAVLAHDVAQQVAVAQLAQDLQHDRFAFDVAEAVIRGAHALEDRALLLQARRIAETCRHRMRAPEDTVQQEDRITARELEIATLAARGHSNKAIAARLHLSVRTVEGHLYQIYGKLKIVERSELPFALGLAEGNQQ, encoded by the coding sequence GTGAGCTCAAGGACCTGGCCGCAGATTGGCGGCAGGACCACCGGAGAGGACCTCATCCGCGCCTTGGAGGAGTCCCGCGCCGGAGTGCTCATCACTGGAGCCTCGGGGAGCGGCAAAAGCTACCTCACCAGTCTCCTGACCAAGGAAATCCGCGGTGACGCCTACATTGTGGTGCTCCGGGCCAGCGCCGGCCTCACCGCAAGCCCGTACGGTGCGCTGAACGTTCTGCTGCGGGACCTGGACTCGCAGTTCCTGTCCCATCCCGCGCTGGTCCTCTCTGCCCTGACGGCGCTGCTCACCGCGCGGGCCGAGGGCAAACCCGTGTACCTGGTCATTGAAAATGCAGGGGACGTGGATGAGTTCGCGGGGGCGGTCATCTCGCAGCTCGCCCGCAACGGAACGGCCGGCCTGATCCTGACGTGCACCGATCCGCAGCGGCTGGGCAGCGAACTGTCCCGGCTCTGCACGGACGGGTACCTTGCGCGGATCGAGCTCGAACCGCTTCCCCTGCCCGATGCCATCGCCTGGCTCGAAGCGAGCCTCGGCGGCCGCATCTCGGCATCCGCAGCACACGAGTTCTGGACGGCGAGCGGGGGAAATCCGCACTACCTGAAAATGCTGGCAGGAGAACTGGTTGACTCCGGGGCCCTCGCGGTGCGCGACGGCGTCTGGGTCCTCACCGCTACGGACAGGCCCCACGGCCCTGCCATCACAGACCTGGTGGTCACCCGGCTGGGCAAGGTGGGACCCGGGGAACGCATGGCCATGGAGGTCGTGTCCCTGGCCGGGACCGTGCCGCTGGAAGCGCTGCTGGCCATCGCACTGCCCGACGACGTCGACGCCCTGGAAAAACGCGGGATCCTGGTGGTGGACGACTCCCTGCCACGCACGGTGGGGATGCAGAACCAGCTGCTGCGCGACGTCATCCGCGCCAACATCCCCACCGGCCGCAGCAGCGATCTCCGGCGACGGTTCTGCGAGGCAGTGGAGCCGGCGCTGATGCACCCCGCGCTCAGGGTGGCCCTTGCCGCGTGGGCCCTGGATTGCGGCTCGCCGCTCACCGAAGCGGAGGCCCTGCATGCCGCTGCGATCGCCAACACCCGTGCTGACTACCCGCTGGCCCTTCGGCTGGTCCGCTCAGTACCCGGCCATTCACGCAGCGCCGCGGCGGTCGCGGAGGAAACCACCGCCCTCGCGGCCCTCGGCGCCGTCAGCGAAGCCCGGTCAGTGCTCCAGCAGTACCGGGAACAGGCCGGTGGCAGCGCGGACAGCAACGGTGCGGACACGCTGTCCTCCGCCGACACCCTGCGGTTCCAGCTGGCAGAGGCCGCGGTCCTGCAGTCCGACCGGGCAACCATGGACCAGGCTGCGGAACGCCTCCGTCATGTCCGGAAGATGCTGGACGGGGACCTGATGCCGGGGGATGTTGCTCCCGCTGGCGTGCCGCGGGGAATGCATGGTGGGCCGGACGCTGAAAGGGCCTTACGGGAAGAGCTGGTCCTTGCCGAAGCCCGGGTTGCGGGCCACCTTGGCCGTTACGCAGAAGCCGCGGCGCTGCTGGAGGATGCGCTGCAGGACTTTGAAACCCACGGACCGGAATTCCGCTTCATGGCGGGCAGCTTGTTGTGTGAGGCGTGGGCACTGACCGGGCGGCAGGCCGAGGCAGCTGACATGGCCGGCCAGCTGCTGGCCGACGGCCGGAATCCGATGATGTCCGCAGCTGCTGCATGGTCGGCAGCAGGGCGGTTGCGGTTCGCGCTGCTGCTGGCCGGCTGCTGGGAAGATTCGGCATCGATGCTGCAGCCGCACTGGGACTCTCCGCTCCCCGCCGGCCAGCCGTTCCCGGCTTCCTTCGACCTGGCACTGGCCGTCCTGCGGTGCCTGCAGGGCAGGGCACATGAGGGCCTGGAATCCCTGGTTCCGCTGATCGGGCAGCTGCGGGTGCGGGATGACGAGGGGATCCTTGGCGTGGCCACCGCGGCTGCTGCCTACGCCTCGGCACTGCAGGGCGAACCGGACCGGGCCGGCAGCTACCTCGCACAGAAAAGGCCGGGGCCAGCGCGGCCCGGACGGCCGATGGAGTGGCTCACGGCCTATTTCACCATCCTCGGCGTTGACGGCGTTGACAGGCCGCAGGCTGCCGGCGACGCACTGATGCGGCTGGCCGACGACGACCATGCGGCGGGCAACCATGGCCTTGAGGTTCTCGCGCTGAGCACGGCCGTCAGGCTGGGACGGACAGCCGCGGCTTCCCGACTTCTTGAGACGGCGTTAAGGTGCGACGGCGACTTCGCCGGACTGTGCGCAGCCTACGCGAATGCGGTACTCGCCCATGACGTGGCCCAGCAGGTGGCCGTCGCCCAGCTCGCACAGGACCTGCAGCATGACCGGTTTGCCTTCGACGTCGCCGAGGCAGTCATCCGCGGCGCGCATGCCCTGGAAGACCGCGCCCTGCTCCTGCAGGCCCGCCGGATCGCGGAAACCTGCCGGCACAGGATGCGGGCGCCGGAGGACACGGTGCAGCAGGAAGACCGCATCACCGCGCGGGAACTGGAGATCGCCACCCTCGCCGCCCGGGGCCACAGCAACAAGGCCATCGCCGCCAGGCTGCACCTGTCGGTACGGACGGTGGAGGGACACCTCTACCAGATCTACGGCAAATTGAAGATCGTTGAACGCTCGGAGCTGCCGTTTGCCCTGGGCCTCGCTGAGGGGAACCAGCAATGA